The stretch of DNA cAGAGTTGAAGAAGGAAGCAGAATTTTTCGGAGATATTGTTATCGTTCCTTACATGGATAACTATGACCTCGTTGTGTTGAAAACAGTGGCTATATGTGAATATGGGGTAAATTGCTGTTTGTTTAAAATTCTCAGTttgaaaaatgaataaaatttcgAGAGGATAGATAATATCTGCTACATTATTTGTAGGTTCATACAGTAGCTGCAGGGAACATCATGAAAGGTGATGATGACACATTTGTGAGAGTGGACGCTGTTATAAACGAAATAAGGAATGTTCCGGATTCTATGAGCTCTTATATTGGGAATATAAATTATTACCACAAACCCTTGCGCCATGGTAAATGGGCTGTGACATATGAGGTAATCAGAACTTGTtgcaatttcattttatttttgttgttacgGAGCGAGAGTTGTCTAGGATGGAAAATTATGACTTACTGTTTTCTTATCACATTAACTTAAACATAAAACACTGGCGATGCTTTGTGTTACGCAAAGATTGATTTTTATTGGTTGCATTATGTTTTCAGGAGTGGCCAGAAGAGGATTACCCACCATATGCTAATGGGCCGGGGTATATTCTGTCTTATGATATTGCAAGCTACATTGTTTCTGAATTTGAGAAGCATAAATTAAGGGTTAGTGTAAAAATATCGCTGCACACTTTCCCtgttgtcttttttttatttgatcaaGTATCTCCGTGCCGGTGCATATTGCATTCATTGTGattaaatttgttgtttttctttctttttaatgcAGTTGTTCAAAATGGAAGATGTGAGTATGGGAATGTGGGTAGAGAAATTTAACAGCACAAAACCGGTACATTATTCGCATAGCTTAAAGTTCTGCCAGTTTGGGTGTATAGAAGGCTATTACACAGCTCATTACCAATCTCCAAGGCAGATGATGTGCCTTTGGGATAAATTGCAGCGGCATACAAATCCTCAATGCTGCAACATGAGATGACAAAGTGGTGTATTATACTCCATCTTTGTATTCATTGAGGAACAAAGGAAACAAGTTTTGCAGTCATAGCTTAGCTTTTGAATATTTGTAAATACAGCAGGAGCTCAGATAGAAACCTTAGCACTGTATAAATGGCCTTTTAAAttccattatttatatattcttttgataaGAAAATTTCATTACTTATTGTTATACCTTAGGTACTGTTTTGAAGATGCATGGGAGGATTGGGTTGATTCAAATTCTCTCTGTTCTTATAGATAGATTGTTATGAAGGAGATGTTTCTACATAGAAACTTTGACCCTAATAGACTTGAATTTGATTAATGGGAGATTTTAGATATTATGAAGAATCTTATGTATCCAAAGGTGCTATGTGCTATAATGATTCAACAAAGAATATTTTCCCATGGTTTCTTTAGatacacatttaatttttaataaacttaggtttgtgattctttaaaaaaaattgattacatTTCAATTAGTGGAAAACTCTAATATGGCCCACTTATACAAGTGGTCTATCACATATCActaacttaaaaaatatttaaaattttattgacGACATATATTATTGTTTGAAAGAATAAGTTAATAgtcattctcatttttatattgaaataaTCTTAATCATGTCATTGTTTTAGCTATAGAGATAAAgagactttattttatttttttaaaaaaatattgttgatagCCGTTACAATTTCAGATAATCTTAAACTCTAGTCAACAGTAAATTAATTGTGAAGTTGTTCCACCGTAACATTTGCCTCAATTACGTATTTCAGTActgtgtgtttgtttcaaagAAAGAAATTGTAGGAGTAATTGTGAATGGAAATTAAGGAAACATGTCCATAAGTATGGGAGACATATTTGAGCATCAACCTATAGAAAACAAGTGACATGTAGGAAATGGATGTTGACTTGACCTACCTTGCTACCATGCCATTTATGAAACACATGGACCTTAATTGGAAATATTACATTCTAGACTCCTACAAGAATAATTCATGAAGAACTCAGATATCTTACTGCACAACCATCACCTATTGAGAAGAGGTTTATGATTATTGTATTTTCCATATAACATCATATTTCAGGAGAATCTTCTCCGTATAAAAATATATCTCATATATATTCcgcattattataaaataaaataaaaaatcacatttatgcCTTTGTGAGGTAAAAAAAAGACAATACTCATTGTGAATGTAATGGAAGGAAAATCATTGGGCCTCTATGTGATTTTGAACAACAAATTTCCTTTTGCCACCCTATCCCATTTCTTGCGCCCCTACGAAATTACTAAAACACCCCTGTCTCTGTCCGTTATTTAGGTAGCAGACACTCCAAAAACACCATacctttataacgtccgctacttaagtagcagaagaGTAAAATGGAAAATGCATAAGGCGCGTGAGTAACCGGTACgatgacaaaaataaatctctttGAACTATCCTATAGGACCAAGATGGGTATGACCTGTGTTTTTataataggatttttttttggacaaaacttatatgcatttctttagatgcTGTTTTTCCTGTTCATCTCACAaaaggtagttatttatattttataattaaaaaaagaaaaaaaaatgtttttaaataaaaataactttcccatgtatctagcacagtaaaaactgtgtatatggaactgtacataagtttggtccttttttttttaccattctACCAATTTTCTCATGTGCcctacaaaattatcaaaatacctacttaagtagcgaactagTAGCGGATtctgtccgctacttaagtaacagactttataaaaatgagaaatttgaaaaaaagacACCCTCctaatatgaaaatttcaagattttatacacccgctacttaagtagcgtaAGAGTAAAATAAGAATCTAGAAGGGCGCACACAAGAAGGTGGTagagtgacaaaaaaaaaaaaaaagaattctcTTATAATAGGGTGTGACAACGAATTCTAGTTAACAATTTTGCTTAATGAGATCAATGATGAATATGATGTGATGTTTGTAGTATTCTTAAACAATGTAAGATGATCCTCCATTAtttccctttttattttttgacacaattattttccttattttatgATCTAGTATATTAGGTGGTACTAGTATCTAACATGGTTGCTCATTTATTAGTAATAATGGACTAATGACATTCATATTTTATCATAGCCCCTATGGTTAATTATCATGTTATCTCATGTTTCTTGAGCTAAAGATTATAAATGAATTGCAATGAATCATTGAGCTTTCAATGGATTTTACTTTATAGACACATTCTCTTGGTTACTTTGTAAAAACTCATTCCTCATATTCATTCTACATTGGAGAGATTGCTTGTGTGAGATTTGAATAttctaaaacaaataattagTTAGTAAAGTGATAAAATCAATTgcaaaattgatatttgatcATATCTATGATTCGTTATATTCCTATATGCAAATGTAATATcaactttgatttatatattcaCATTGTAGATTAACtttacaatttaaaataaattgtccACTTTAAAATAATGTGATATATAGTGGTTAGTGCTATGCATTACCATTTGTGCTATAGCTTCTTCTATTATTGGCTTGCTACACAAATTTGTCTTGTTGCTGCATGCACGCAAGTACACACAACTAGTAATATGATTCTATGAAGgaattttttaattcaattatttaGTAGTAAATCAGTACATTTTACAAAAGTTCATATGAATCATCAATCCAATCCAACTACAGCTTTCAGAGTTAAATAATAAGCAAGAAAGTACACTAGAGCTTTCTTGCTTAGTGTCTttctttttaatcattttcGTTTTTATCCTTCAAGACAAACTCTATATattcctttattattttttttatactttccGACCTAAAATACACTTCATCcgttttaaaatataagtaaaaattagttaataaaaattaatgtttctagttttaattttacacaaaatacatcaactttagtcgatcaatttttgcttatgttTTGAGATGGAGGAAATAGAGCCTTAAAGAGCGAGAGAATGTTGTAGATTGTAAATGTTGGCTAGCAACGCCTAAAGGAGGGATATAGAAAAATGTTTACCCGATGAGTTTAGAACACAAGTTAAGCTTTATAATAGGAGCATTAGGGTTTTAGGACTCATTGTCTCAATTAAGAGAGCTTTGGACATTATGTGAGGATATTAAGATCCAACCGTCCTTATTGAATATGTGGTCTACATCCATGATGTCCGTGTCGCCGTGTCAGAattcgtgcttcataggttgAGAGCTCTAATTTTTACTAAACAAATTATCACATGGACAAGATATGTATGTCCTTTAGAGCTAGCGAGGTTATCCAGTTATTTGATAGATTGAGCCTTAATTCACTctgaaacattattttttataataaaaaatacaaaattgggaagaaaataaaaatatttgagagtAATTGGAAAGGTTTGAGACTATATATGTTGTTCTAACAACAGTGGAAAGAGTTTGCTGCCACATGGGTGACAGTGACTGTACGTAGTTTTGTCTATTTCTTGAGTTGTTTAACAAGCAAGCTCATGAAAACTGTACAAAGCTGTATGTATGTAGGTAGTACCATATACTATATAGTTTCTGTTATGTATTGAAAGCAAGTGAAAATTACTTTTGAGAGGGACATAATGTGAGGAGTATGACATTTACAAACGGTCTTAatattgtatatttgttttaaaatatttaattaaaaaaattgttttaaaagaaatcattttgaatcttttggttaaaatttaaaagtcttTTTGGAAAGTGTCCTAATCAATAATATTTCCCCCATTATTTCATTggtgttttaaattgattttctccattatttcatttatttggaatcgattttgtaaaattaatttttatttaacaattttttttttatttaaaaacaagtTGAATGTAAAATGATTTACATTTGAatatatttatgtaaaaaaaaattgaacaaaataaattttagtacAAAAATCAAGTATAAACTTAAGTTATGTTTGGGATGGccaaattttgagcttatagcttataagctcatatgatcaaaaaagacttgtttggtaaatgttttttaaaaagagcttataatttattttagtaacttatagcttatttttcaaaccgCTAtttcaaagtagtttatgagtttataacttatcatttttcttccaattttacctgtcatcttgaaaaaaaaaatattaattaaatatatttttttatgtcaaacCACTACAAATTCATTTGGCTCGCTTATTCGCTACAAGCtaaaaactaacttataagttattcgATATAAGTTCATCCGCTATAAGCTTGCTTATCAGCTACTTTTTATCGAACATAGCCTTAATAGTTACAATTTCTAACTtcatattaaaatcgattatgAAAGCAAAATCATTTTACTCGAAAACAACtaaacatgtcaaaattaattttacacttcAACAATAATTTATAACAGGTCTAAACTTGAAATCAAACATAAGCTAagtagttttattttaaaaaaattgcctACTACTAATAAATAAGTAGTGTAATATTCTCCTTCTCCTCAATATTTTCTCCATTGGTGATGCAAGTCATTGGATACTATAGAGGATTGAATATGAAACACACAAACAATGTATAGGCTATCATGATCAATTTGTGTAGGTAACAACAGGCATCACATGGGCCTCACTGTGCTTTTGCAATTGCGTGGATAATAAGTTCCTCATTTTCTGCTGCATGCCAGGTGTGATCTGCATAATTTCTATGATAGTATGATCATgattcctttttcttcttttggcaAAATAAACATGTGCTTGTCTTTATGTTCAATTTGATCTGCATGCCAGATTAATGTAACAATTTTATGTTCAAATTTCATCTCAATAATACATCAGTGTCAAAACTTTTTGAATGAGAGTTTTACTGTCTATTATGATTTCAGCTTACTCAAGATATTAGCTTTTGCAGCTATGCATGGAGGACATGTTAGGAATTTTAATAGTAGACTAATTAAACCATAGATACAAGTTACAACAAACTAATAATGTATTGGGCCAAGTGGTAAGGATTTTGGTCACCTTACGCATGTGGTCAGGGGTTCAATTCCTGTGTCATGTGTTTGGAGAAAATTTGGTTAGGTATGGAGAACCCACCTTATGTGCCCCACATATAGATCATGGATAACATATTTTTAGCGTTATAGAGAGCAACTAAGAGAGGATGACTACCCTTACCCTCATTGTTGTCTCGGTTACTACACATTTAACGTTTAAATAGCTAAACAGTCGAGAGTACTTAAAACCTTTTAATATATTGGCTTAAGTGAATGGTCCAAACACATTATGGTCCattcaaaaacaaaagtaatcaaataataAGTGTTTAATAACAAAAGACTATaatgatgtaaaaaaaaaaaacacaagactataatgtattttttttttttgacagaatgtatattaattataattcctaataattaattattatcatgATTTTGTGCATCATTATAATAAGGGAGCACCAGTCAAACATTTAAATTAGACTCTAGTTAAACATGATTcaacttaattttataatagTGGTTAGTGGAAAAATTGCAAAACAGTGGATAAGATTAAAACATGTAACATGGATCTATCTATCTAATTTAGAAAAACATTAGTGGAGTAACTTTATCAacttgaattattattattgtcattgcattgttcatatattatatatgtaccAACTTGAGGAAAATGACATGTCATGTATTGGAAAATGAGAAGTAGACATAAGAACATGTAATTAAGTATTGTGAGCATGAGAAGGACCCCATTATGTGTTGCATCTTGAGTTGAGAACTCTATCATGTAAATTAACGGTTATGTACCAACTTCAACACCATTTCACTTGATAAATGAGGAGgggtcacatttttttatgaaaaaaaattagggtaaAAGAATGATGCCTCGATTTCAAGTGAATCGAGAAAATTTTAGGATTTATAAAATGCAACGAAGAGAtctatatttatcttttttcgAAGAGACTAACAGGACTCGAATTCGGAACATACAAATATAAGACATGTCTTTTTATTATTAGACTAACCTCTGAAGTTATCGAGGGGCCACATTTGTTTAGCATTTTATGATGACACTTAGTATacatgagaaaatgaaatagTGTACTACTACATGCAATCAACTTATTTCCACTCACATCATCGTTTTTATGTTACGTTGTGTCACACACTAATTGTGTGACACATTTGTTGATACAATCCACTCTAGCTTACCTCTCAAGCCGAACCAAACTTGGATACCACTTGTTGAAATGTTTGTGTCATGCCTCGTCGCCGCCACATTACTGCCCTGCAACATCCCTCTCCAAAATGAATAACCCATAGTTTGATTTATGAAATCCACTCTCACCACTCTTTTGCAATTGCTCCACGCCTCGTCTTACACCACACTCCGGTTCTCCACCATGATATAAATTTAGTGCACGCTTAAATTTGTGATGTTTTTATCATAATTACAACGTGTCATCGTAATTTCAACAAACTTGAATAAAATCATAATTGTCATCGCAAATTTGTCAAACTTACCGTCAATACAAAAATGTCATTAATAAATTTCCGGTCCCATCCATCCTTGTATCCTAGACTCTCTATGTTTAGTCAATTAATGTGCACATGTAAAGGCACCTGAATTTGATCTTACCTCATTTCACATAAAGTTATCTTTCTTGTATAGTAAGACACATCACATACAGCAAATCAGCACATATTTTTCAAGGTCTTTAAAACCCACCCTCCACATAACGTATAGTCCCACCAAATCAAATAAACATAACCTAATATTCTACCTTACTTGTCCTTTTcccataatttaattaaaaaaatccacATTATACCATATACTAAACTATGTTGTTAGTTAGTGTCATTTGACTCATTTTGCTTATATACATTGGCCCTTTTCTCTTCTTTGTCATCCCCACCCaattcttctttttcctttcaTTAATTTAACTTAACTCACATAGCCAAATAGCTTATTCAAAAGCTCTTCTTTCAATATCAATCAACACAAAAAGCCACATaaacacaaaacacaaaaacaatgTTGTCCCTAAAAATGACTGAGATGTGGACAACAATGGGATCAACCTTAGCAAGTTTAATGTTCATTTGGGCTATCATAAGACAATATTGTCCATACCAACTTCTACGTTTCTTTGAAAAATATAGTCATAGAATCATGGACTATTTCTACCCTTACATAAGAATCTCATTCCATGAATTCTTAGGTGATAGACTCAAAAGAAGTGATGCTTATGGTGCTGTTGAAGCTTATCTAAGTGCTAACACATCAAAGAGTGCAAAAAGACTCAAAGCTGAGATTGGAAAAGATAGCACTAACTTAGTCTTAACAATGGATGAATATGAAAGAGTAACTGATGATTACAAAGGTGTAAAAGTTTATTGGGTTTGTAGCAAAGTTATGTCAAATTCAAGATCCATGCCTTATtatcaagaacaagagaaaagATTCTACAAGTTAACTTTTCACAAGAAGTATAGAGATACAATAACTGGTTCATATTTGGATCATGTGATGAAAGAAGGGAAAGAGATTCGTTTGAGGAATAGACAGAGAAAATTGTATACAAATAGTCCTGGTTATAAATGGCCAAGTTATAAGCAAACTATGTGGAGTCACATTGTTTTTGAACATCCTGCAACATTTGAAACAATGGCTATGGAACCagagaagaaaaaagagatTATTGAAGATTTGGTTACTTTTAGTAAAAGTAAGGATTTTTATGCTAGGATTGGAAAAGCTTGGAAAAGGGGTTATTTACTTTTTGGTCCTCCAGGTACTGGAAAATCAACTATGATTGCTGCTATGGCTAATTTGTTGGGTTATGATGTTTATGATTTGGAGTTAACAGCAGTGAAAGATA from Trifolium pratense cultivar HEN17-A07 linkage group LG5, ARS_RC_1.1, whole genome shotgun sequence encodes:
- the LOC123883132 gene encoding AAA-ATPase ASD, mitochondrial-like, whose product is MLSLKMTEMWTTMGSTLASLMFIWAIIRQYCPYQLLRFFEKYSHRIMDYFYPYIRISFHEFLGDRLKRSDAYGAVEAYLSANTSKSAKRLKAEIGKDSTNLVLTMDEYERVTDDYKGVKVYWVCSKVMSNSRSMPYYQEQEKRFYKLTFHKKYRDTITGSYLDHVMKEGKEIRLRNRQRKLYTNSPGYKWPSYKQTMWSHIVFEHPATFETMAMEPEKKKEIIEDLVTFSKSKDFYARIGKAWKRGYLLFGPPGTGKSTMIAAMANLLGYDVYDLELTAVKDNTELRKLLIETTSKSIIVIEDIDCSLDLTGQRKKKGESKFFSDDENENKVNIDVLRKEVKEEGSGGGNSKVTLSGLLNFIDGIWSACGGERLIVFTTNYVEKLDPALIRRGRMDKHIELSYCSFNGFKVLANNYLRVENHVLFDSIEKLIGEVKITPADVAENLMPKSPMDDADKCLSNLIEALEEMKQSSKIKEQDDEVEHIGAIKENGEFVDDDADDDKEIDQEMKQIQR